One segment of Eretmochelys imbricata isolate rEreImb1 chromosome 5, rEreImb1.hap1, whole genome shotgun sequence DNA contains the following:
- the TJP2 gene encoding tight junction protein 2 isoform X3, whose translation MVCCCNKTMAPGMEELIWEQYTVTLQKDSKRGFGIAVSGGRDNPHFENGETSIVISDVLPGGPADGLLQENDRVVMVNGTLMENVPHSFAVQQLRKSGKVAVIVVKRPRKVQLTALRRSPSLDHDDRAFDVLDDQVEFDGRSARSGYSDRSWHSGHGGRSQSWGNSPDRSYRRDQDRGRNYSRDHSRERSYSRDGRRGRSIDRERSLDRERRRDRSRGRSIDRDDSYERGTGDYSPARDYSHRHQPDPRYDKEARSHSRDRLNSHSPLPEPRHQHEYPGQQYQDRPIGVLLTKSKPNEEYGLRLGSQIFIKEMTGTGLATKDGNLYEGDIILKINGTVTENMSLADARKLIEKSRGKLQLVVLRDRKQTLLNIPSLHDSDSEIEDISEIESNRSSSPQDDQKLHHSDFDSHSSNEKLKEKPNTKEDPPNRLSRMGAMPTPFKSTSDIAAAAAVMITNTNKEPKYKDDPPVSQPKVTPRTFLRPSPEDEAIYGPNTKMVKFKKGDSVGLRLAGGNDVGIFVAGIQEGTSADQEGLQEGDQILKVNMQDFRGIVREDAVLYLLEIPKGETVTILAQSKYEVYRDIMACGRGDSFFIRSHFECEKESPQSLAFTRGEIFRVVDTLYDGKLGNWLAVRIGNELEKGIIPNKSRAEQMASVQNAQRDGSSDRADFWRMRGQRSGMKKNLRKSREDLTAIASVSTKFPAYERVLLREAGFKRPVVIFGPIADLAMEKLSNDFPDLYQTAKTEPKDAGSEKLTGVVRLNTVRQIIEQNKHALLDVTPKAVDLLNYTQWFPIVVFFNPDSKQGVKTMRQRLSPTSNKSSRKLYDQANKLKKTCSYLFTATINLNSANDSWYGSLKDAIQQQQVEAVWVSEGKMEGMDDDMEDRMSYLTAMGADYLSCDSRLISDLEDTDGEGGAYTDNELDEPSDEPSVSSISRSSEPVQHEEGKLQNKEDVYDFPKNYESKSNSSSIVSNETSAVLSKAAAPPVSVKPVFGRPILKTSQPAVPAAEEEEKAEEDVNGQEGAPKSVLGKVKIFEKMDHKARLQRIQELQEAQNARLEMAQKHPDIYAVPIKTQKPDQNWPQPMSSRPPEPQKPPARTYLENRGSYGSDAEEEDYRRQVSDHSKRGYYGQPSRYRDTEL comes from the exons GATTCAAAAAGAGGGTTTGGGATTGCAGTTTCCGGTGGCAGAGACAACCCTCATTTTGAAAATGGTGAAACGTCCATCGTTATCTCCGACGTACTCCCAGGTGGCCCAGCTGATGGATTACTTCA AGAAAACGACCGGGTAGTCATGGTTAATGGGACCCTGATGGAAAATGTTCCCCATTCTTTTGCAGTGCAGCAGTTAAGAAAAAGTGGGAAAGTGGCTGTCATT GTAGTGAAAAGACCACGGAAAGTGCAGCTCACCGCTCTAAGGAGGAGCCCCTCTCTTGACCATGATGATAGAGCTTTCGATGTACTGGATGACCAAGTAGAGTTTGATGGCAGGAGTGCTCGAAGTGGCTATAGTGATCGGAGCTGGCATAGCGGCCATGGAGGGCGCAGCCAAAGCTGGGGAAACAGCCCTGATAGGAGCTACCGAAGAGATCAAGATAGAGGGCGCAATTACAGCAGAGACCACAGCAGGGAACGCAGCTACAGCCGGGATGGACGTCGTGGCAGGAGCATCGACAGGGAGAGAAGCTTGGACCGAGAACGCAGAAGAGaccggagcaggggcaggagcatCGATAGGGATGATAGCTATGAACGTGGCACCGGTGACTACAGCCCAGCCAGGGATTACAGTCACAGACATCAGCCTGACCCTAGATATGACAAGGAAGCAAGGAGTCATAGTCGAGACAGACTGAATTCCCACAGCCCCTTGCCTGAACCACGACACCAACACGAGTACCCGGGACAACAATACCAGGATAGACCTATTGGTGTTCTCCTAACAAAAAGCAAACCCAATGAAG AGTATGGTCTCCGACTTGGAAGTCAGATTTTCATAAAAGAAATGACCGGTACTGGCCTGGCAACTAAAGATGGTAATCTGTATGAAGGAGACATAATACTCAAG ATTAATGGTACAGTAACAGAGAATATGTCGCTAGCTGATGCCCGAAAATTGATTGAGAAATCACGAGGAAAACTCCAGTTGGTAGTCCTGAGGGACAGAAAACAGACACTGCTCAACATCCCTTCGTTGCATGACAGTGACTCAGAAATAGAAG ATATTTCTGAAATTGAGTCAAACCGATCAAGCTCCCCTCAAGATGACCAAAAATTACATCACTCTGATTTCGACTCTCATTCCTCCAATGAAAAACTAAAGGAAAAGCCAAA TACAAAAGAGGATCCACCCAACAGGTTGTCCAGGATGGGAGCAATGCCCACGCCTTTTAAATCAACCAGTGatatagctgctgctgctgctgtcatgaTCACCAACACAAACAAAGAACCAAAGTACAAAGATGACCCGCCAG TATCTCAACCAAAAGTAACCCCAAGAACCTTTCTTCGGCCTAGTCCTGAAGATGAAGCAATATACGG TCCTAATACGAAGATGGTAAAATTCAAGAAAGGAGACAGTGTGGGTCTACGGCTGGCAGGTGGGAATGATGTAGGGATATTTGTTGCTGGAATTCAAGAAGGCACTTCAGCTGACCAGGAGGGGCTACAGGAAGGAGATCAGATTCTTAAG GTAAACATGCAGGATTTTAGAGGCATTGTGCGGGAGGATGCTGTTCTCTACCTGTTAGAAATTCCCAAAGGAGAAACTGTGACCATTTTGGCTCAGAGCAAATATGAAG TGTATAGAGACATAATGGCCTGTGGCAGAGGAGATTCATTTTTTATAAGGAGTCACTTTGAATGTGAGAAGGAATCTCCACAGAGTTTAGCATTCACCAGAGGGGAGATCTTCCGAGTAGTTGATACACTGTACGACGGCAAACTGGGTAACTGGCTGGCTGTGAGAATTGGAAATGAACTGGAAAAGGGCATCATTCCAAATAAAAGCAG AGCTGAGCAGATGGCCAGTGTTCAGAATGCCCAAAGAGATGGCTCGAGTGACAGGGCAGATTTCTGGAGAATGCGTGGCCAACGATCTGGAATGAAAAAGAATCTGAGAAAGAGTCGTGAAGATCTGACAGCGATTGCATCTGTTAGCACAAAGTTCCCGGCCTATGAGCGAGTTCTGCTGCGAGAGG ctggTTTTAAGAGACCTGTGGTGATATTTGGCCCCATTGCAGATCTAGCGATGGAAAAGCTGTCAAATGACTTCCCTGATCTGTATCAAACTGCCA AGACAGAACCCAAAGATGCAGGTTCAGAGAAGTTAACTGGTGTGGTGCGTTTGAACACTGTGAGGCAAATTATTGAGCAG AATAAACATGCTTTGTTGGATGTGACTCCTAAAGCGGTGGATCTGTTGAACTATACCCAGTGGTTCCCAATTGTAGTATTCTTCAACCCAGACAGTAAACAGGGTGTGAAAACTATGAGACAAAGGCTAAGTCCCACATCTAACAAGAGTTCCCGGAAACTTTATGATCAAGCAAATAAGCTGAAGAAGACTTGCTCCTATCTTTTTACAG CTACCATCAATTTGAATTCAGCCAATGATAGCTGGTACGGAAGCCTCAAAGATGCAATTCAGCAACAGCAAGTTGAAGCAGTATGGGTATCGGAAGGAAAG ATGGAAGGAATGGATGATGACATGGAAGATCGCATGTCATACCTAACAGCTATGGGTGCTGACTACCTGAGCTGTGACAGCCGcttgatcagtgacttggaagacACAGATGGAGAAGGAGGTGCATACACGGACAATGAGCTTGATGAGCCATCAGATGAACCAAGTGTTTCCTCTATTAGCCGGTCTTCTGAGCCTGTGCAGCATGAGGAG GGTAAACTACAAAACAAAGAGGATGTTTATGACTTTCCCAAGAACTATGAATCCAAATCAAATAGCTCTAGCATTGTCAGCAATGAGACTTCCGCCGTATTATCCAAGGCAGCAGCACCTCCTGTTTCTGTGAAACCTGTGTTTGGGCGTCCTATACTGAAGACATCTCAGCCAGCAGTTCcagctgcagaggaggaggaaaaggcagAGGAAGATGTAAATGGACAAGAGGGTGCTCCGAAATCGGTACTGGGGAAAGTTAAAATATTTGAGAAGATGGATCACAAGGCAAGGTTGCAAAGAATACAGGAGCTACAAGAGGCACAGAATGCCAGG ctggaaatggcccagaaACACCCAGATATCTATGCTGTCCCAATCAAAACACAGAAGCCAGACCAGAACTGGCCCCAGCCCATGAG TTCCAGACCTCCAGAGCCTCAGAAACCCCCTGCCAGGACTTACCTAGAAAATCGAGGAAGTTATGGCAGTGATGCAGAGGAGGAAGACTACCGTCGGCAGGTATCAGACCATTCCAAGCGTGGCTATTACGGACAGCCATCCAGATATAGGGACACAGAATTATAG
- the TJP2 gene encoding tight junction protein 2 isoform X2, protein MEELIWEQYTVTLQKDSKRGFGIAVSGGRDNPHFENGETSIVISDVLPGGPADGLLQENDRVVMVNGTLMENVPHSFAVQQLRKSGKVAVIVVKRPRKVQLTALRRSPSLDHDDRAFDVLDDQVEFDGRSARSGYSDRSWHSGHGGRSQSWGNSPDRSYRRDQDRGRNYSRDHSRERSYSRDGRRGRSIDRERSLDRERRRDRSRGRSIDRDDSYERGTGDYSPARDYSHRHQPDPRYDKEARSHSRDRLNSHSPLPEPRHQHEYPGQQYQDRPIGVLLTKSKPNEEYGLRLGSQIFIKEMTGTGLATKDGNLYEGDIILKINGTVTENMSLADARKLIEKSRGKLQLVVLRDRKQTLLNIPSLHDSDSEIEDISEIESNRSSSPQDDQKLHHSDFDSHSSNEKLKEKPNTKEDPPNRLSRMGAMPTPFKSTSDIAAAAAVMITNTNKEPKYKDDPPVSQPKVTPRTFLRPSPEDEAIYGPNTKMVKFKKGDSVGLRLAGGNDVGIFVAGIQEGTSADQEGLQEGDQILKVNMQDFRGIVREDAVLYLLEIPKGETVTILAQSKYEVYRDIMACGRGDSFFIRSHFECEKESPQSLAFTRGEIFRVVDTLYDGKLGNWLAVRIGNELEKGIIPNKSRAEQMASVQNAQRDGSSDRADFWRMRGQRSGMKKNLRKSREDLTAIASVSTKFPAYERVLLREAGFKRPVVIFGPIADLAMEKLSNDFPDLYQTAKTEPKDAGSEKLTGVVRLNTVRQIIEQNKHALLDVTPKAVDLLNYTQWFPIVVFFNPDSKQGVKTMRQRLSPTSNKSSRKLYDQANKLKKTCSYLFTATINLNSANDSWYGSLKDAIQQQQVEAVWVSEGKMEGMDDDMEDRMSYLTAMGADYLSCDSRLISDLEDTDGEGGAYTDNELDEPSDEPSVSSISRSSEPVQHEESIRKPSPEPKGQMRRAGSREILRDPSPPPAFKPEPPKGKLQNKEDVYDFPKNYESKSNSSSIVSNETSAVLSKAAAPPVSVKPVFGRPILKTSQPAVPAAEEEEKAEEDVNGQEGAPKSVLGKVKIFEKMDHKARLQRIQELQEAQNARLEMAQKHPDIYAVPIKTQKPDQNWPQPMSSRPPEPQKPPARTYLENRGSYGSDAEEEDYRRQVSDHSKRGYYGQPSRYRDTEL, encoded by the exons GATTCAAAAAGAGGGTTTGGGATTGCAGTTTCCGGTGGCAGAGACAACCCTCATTTTGAAAATGGTGAAACGTCCATCGTTATCTCCGACGTACTCCCAGGTGGCCCAGCTGATGGATTACTTCA AGAAAACGACCGGGTAGTCATGGTTAATGGGACCCTGATGGAAAATGTTCCCCATTCTTTTGCAGTGCAGCAGTTAAGAAAAAGTGGGAAAGTGGCTGTCATT GTAGTGAAAAGACCACGGAAAGTGCAGCTCACCGCTCTAAGGAGGAGCCCCTCTCTTGACCATGATGATAGAGCTTTCGATGTACTGGATGACCAAGTAGAGTTTGATGGCAGGAGTGCTCGAAGTGGCTATAGTGATCGGAGCTGGCATAGCGGCCATGGAGGGCGCAGCCAAAGCTGGGGAAACAGCCCTGATAGGAGCTACCGAAGAGATCAAGATAGAGGGCGCAATTACAGCAGAGACCACAGCAGGGAACGCAGCTACAGCCGGGATGGACGTCGTGGCAGGAGCATCGACAGGGAGAGAAGCTTGGACCGAGAACGCAGAAGAGaccggagcaggggcaggagcatCGATAGGGATGATAGCTATGAACGTGGCACCGGTGACTACAGCCCAGCCAGGGATTACAGTCACAGACATCAGCCTGACCCTAGATATGACAAGGAAGCAAGGAGTCATAGTCGAGACAGACTGAATTCCCACAGCCCCTTGCCTGAACCACGACACCAACACGAGTACCCGGGACAACAATACCAGGATAGACCTATTGGTGTTCTCCTAACAAAAAGCAAACCCAATGAAG AGTATGGTCTCCGACTTGGAAGTCAGATTTTCATAAAAGAAATGACCGGTACTGGCCTGGCAACTAAAGATGGTAATCTGTATGAAGGAGACATAATACTCAAG ATTAATGGTACAGTAACAGAGAATATGTCGCTAGCTGATGCCCGAAAATTGATTGAGAAATCACGAGGAAAACTCCAGTTGGTAGTCCTGAGGGACAGAAAACAGACACTGCTCAACATCCCTTCGTTGCATGACAGTGACTCAGAAATAGAAG ATATTTCTGAAATTGAGTCAAACCGATCAAGCTCCCCTCAAGATGACCAAAAATTACATCACTCTGATTTCGACTCTCATTCCTCCAATGAAAAACTAAAGGAAAAGCCAAA TACAAAAGAGGATCCACCCAACAGGTTGTCCAGGATGGGAGCAATGCCCACGCCTTTTAAATCAACCAGTGatatagctgctgctgctgctgtcatgaTCACCAACACAAACAAAGAACCAAAGTACAAAGATGACCCGCCAG TATCTCAACCAAAAGTAACCCCAAGAACCTTTCTTCGGCCTAGTCCTGAAGATGAAGCAATATACGG TCCTAATACGAAGATGGTAAAATTCAAGAAAGGAGACAGTGTGGGTCTACGGCTGGCAGGTGGGAATGATGTAGGGATATTTGTTGCTGGAATTCAAGAAGGCACTTCAGCTGACCAGGAGGGGCTACAGGAAGGAGATCAGATTCTTAAG GTAAACATGCAGGATTTTAGAGGCATTGTGCGGGAGGATGCTGTTCTCTACCTGTTAGAAATTCCCAAAGGAGAAACTGTGACCATTTTGGCTCAGAGCAAATATGAAG TGTATAGAGACATAATGGCCTGTGGCAGAGGAGATTCATTTTTTATAAGGAGTCACTTTGAATGTGAGAAGGAATCTCCACAGAGTTTAGCATTCACCAGAGGGGAGATCTTCCGAGTAGTTGATACACTGTACGACGGCAAACTGGGTAACTGGCTGGCTGTGAGAATTGGAAATGAACTGGAAAAGGGCATCATTCCAAATAAAAGCAG AGCTGAGCAGATGGCCAGTGTTCAGAATGCCCAAAGAGATGGCTCGAGTGACAGGGCAGATTTCTGGAGAATGCGTGGCCAACGATCTGGAATGAAAAAGAATCTGAGAAAGAGTCGTGAAGATCTGACAGCGATTGCATCTGTTAGCACAAAGTTCCCGGCCTATGAGCGAGTTCTGCTGCGAGAGG ctggTTTTAAGAGACCTGTGGTGATATTTGGCCCCATTGCAGATCTAGCGATGGAAAAGCTGTCAAATGACTTCCCTGATCTGTATCAAACTGCCA AGACAGAACCCAAAGATGCAGGTTCAGAGAAGTTAACTGGTGTGGTGCGTTTGAACACTGTGAGGCAAATTATTGAGCAG AATAAACATGCTTTGTTGGATGTGACTCCTAAAGCGGTGGATCTGTTGAACTATACCCAGTGGTTCCCAATTGTAGTATTCTTCAACCCAGACAGTAAACAGGGTGTGAAAACTATGAGACAAAGGCTAAGTCCCACATCTAACAAGAGTTCCCGGAAACTTTATGATCAAGCAAATAAGCTGAAGAAGACTTGCTCCTATCTTTTTACAG CTACCATCAATTTGAATTCAGCCAATGATAGCTGGTACGGAAGCCTCAAAGATGCAATTCAGCAACAGCAAGTTGAAGCAGTATGGGTATCGGAAGGAAAG ATGGAAGGAATGGATGATGACATGGAAGATCGCATGTCATACCTAACAGCTATGGGTGCTGACTACCTGAGCTGTGACAGCCGcttgatcagtgacttggaagacACAGATGGAGAAGGAGGTGCATACACGGACAATGAGCTTGATGAGCCATCAGATGAACCAAGTGTTTCCTCTATTAGCCGGTCTTCTGAGCCTGTGCAGCATGAGGAG AGTATAAGAAAACCCAGCCCAGAACCAAAAGGTCAAATGAGAAGGGCTGGTAGCAGAGAGATACTTAGAGATCCTAGCCCACCTCCAGCATTCAAGCCCGAGCCACCTAAG GGTAAACTACAAAACAAAGAGGATGTTTATGACTTTCCCAAGAACTATGAATCCAAATCAAATAGCTCTAGCATTGTCAGCAATGAGACTTCCGCCGTATTATCCAAGGCAGCAGCACCTCCTGTTTCTGTGAAACCTGTGTTTGGGCGTCCTATACTGAAGACATCTCAGCCAGCAGTTCcagctgcagaggaggaggaaaaggcagAGGAAGATGTAAATGGACAAGAGGGTGCTCCGAAATCGGTACTGGGGAAAGTTAAAATATTTGAGAAGATGGATCACAAGGCAAGGTTGCAAAGAATACAGGAGCTACAAGAGGCACAGAATGCCAGG ctggaaatggcccagaaACACCCAGATATCTATGCTGTCCCAATCAAAACACAGAAGCCAGACCAGAACTGGCCCCAGCCCATGAG TTCCAGACCTCCAGAGCCTCAGAAACCCCCTGCCAGGACTTACCTAGAAAATCGAGGAAGTTATGGCAGTGATGCAGAGGAGGAAGACTACCGTCGGCAGGTATCAGACCATTCCAAGCGTGGCTATTACGGACAGCCATCCAGATATAGGGACACAGAATTATAG
- the TJP2 gene encoding tight junction protein 2 isoform X1: protein MVCCCNKTMAPGMEELIWEQYTVTLQKDSKRGFGIAVSGGRDNPHFENGETSIVISDVLPGGPADGLLQENDRVVMVNGTLMENVPHSFAVQQLRKSGKVAVIVVKRPRKVQLTALRRSPSLDHDDRAFDVLDDQVEFDGRSARSGYSDRSWHSGHGGRSQSWGNSPDRSYRRDQDRGRNYSRDHSRERSYSRDGRRGRSIDRERSLDRERRRDRSRGRSIDRDDSYERGTGDYSPARDYSHRHQPDPRYDKEARSHSRDRLNSHSPLPEPRHQHEYPGQQYQDRPIGVLLTKSKPNEEYGLRLGSQIFIKEMTGTGLATKDGNLYEGDIILKINGTVTENMSLADARKLIEKSRGKLQLVVLRDRKQTLLNIPSLHDSDSEIEDISEIESNRSSSPQDDQKLHHSDFDSHSSNEKLKEKPNTKEDPPNRLSRMGAMPTPFKSTSDIAAAAAVMITNTNKEPKYKDDPPVSQPKVTPRTFLRPSPEDEAIYGPNTKMVKFKKGDSVGLRLAGGNDVGIFVAGIQEGTSADQEGLQEGDQILKVNMQDFRGIVREDAVLYLLEIPKGETVTILAQSKYEVYRDIMACGRGDSFFIRSHFECEKESPQSLAFTRGEIFRVVDTLYDGKLGNWLAVRIGNELEKGIIPNKSRAEQMASVQNAQRDGSSDRADFWRMRGQRSGMKKNLRKSREDLTAIASVSTKFPAYERVLLREAGFKRPVVIFGPIADLAMEKLSNDFPDLYQTAKTEPKDAGSEKLTGVVRLNTVRQIIEQNKHALLDVTPKAVDLLNYTQWFPIVVFFNPDSKQGVKTMRQRLSPTSNKSSRKLYDQANKLKKTCSYLFTATINLNSANDSWYGSLKDAIQQQQVEAVWVSEGKMEGMDDDMEDRMSYLTAMGADYLSCDSRLISDLEDTDGEGGAYTDNELDEPSDEPSVSSISRSSEPVQHEESIRKPSPEPKGQMRRAGSREILRDPSPPPAFKPEPPKGKLQNKEDVYDFPKNYESKSNSSSIVSNETSAVLSKAAAPPVSVKPVFGRPILKTSQPAVPAAEEEEKAEEDVNGQEGAPKSVLGKVKIFEKMDHKARLQRIQELQEAQNARLEMAQKHPDIYAVPIKTQKPDQNWPQPMSSRPPEPQKPPARTYLENRGSYGSDAEEEDYRRQVSDHSKRGYYGQPSRYRDTEL from the exons GATTCAAAAAGAGGGTTTGGGATTGCAGTTTCCGGTGGCAGAGACAACCCTCATTTTGAAAATGGTGAAACGTCCATCGTTATCTCCGACGTACTCCCAGGTGGCCCAGCTGATGGATTACTTCA AGAAAACGACCGGGTAGTCATGGTTAATGGGACCCTGATGGAAAATGTTCCCCATTCTTTTGCAGTGCAGCAGTTAAGAAAAAGTGGGAAAGTGGCTGTCATT GTAGTGAAAAGACCACGGAAAGTGCAGCTCACCGCTCTAAGGAGGAGCCCCTCTCTTGACCATGATGATAGAGCTTTCGATGTACTGGATGACCAAGTAGAGTTTGATGGCAGGAGTGCTCGAAGTGGCTATAGTGATCGGAGCTGGCATAGCGGCCATGGAGGGCGCAGCCAAAGCTGGGGAAACAGCCCTGATAGGAGCTACCGAAGAGATCAAGATAGAGGGCGCAATTACAGCAGAGACCACAGCAGGGAACGCAGCTACAGCCGGGATGGACGTCGTGGCAGGAGCATCGACAGGGAGAGAAGCTTGGACCGAGAACGCAGAAGAGaccggagcaggggcaggagcatCGATAGGGATGATAGCTATGAACGTGGCACCGGTGACTACAGCCCAGCCAGGGATTACAGTCACAGACATCAGCCTGACCCTAGATATGACAAGGAAGCAAGGAGTCATAGTCGAGACAGACTGAATTCCCACAGCCCCTTGCCTGAACCACGACACCAACACGAGTACCCGGGACAACAATACCAGGATAGACCTATTGGTGTTCTCCTAACAAAAAGCAAACCCAATGAAG AGTATGGTCTCCGACTTGGAAGTCAGATTTTCATAAAAGAAATGACCGGTACTGGCCTGGCAACTAAAGATGGTAATCTGTATGAAGGAGACATAATACTCAAG ATTAATGGTACAGTAACAGAGAATATGTCGCTAGCTGATGCCCGAAAATTGATTGAGAAATCACGAGGAAAACTCCAGTTGGTAGTCCTGAGGGACAGAAAACAGACACTGCTCAACATCCCTTCGTTGCATGACAGTGACTCAGAAATAGAAG ATATTTCTGAAATTGAGTCAAACCGATCAAGCTCCCCTCAAGATGACCAAAAATTACATCACTCTGATTTCGACTCTCATTCCTCCAATGAAAAACTAAAGGAAAAGCCAAA TACAAAAGAGGATCCACCCAACAGGTTGTCCAGGATGGGAGCAATGCCCACGCCTTTTAAATCAACCAGTGatatagctgctgctgctgctgtcatgaTCACCAACACAAACAAAGAACCAAAGTACAAAGATGACCCGCCAG TATCTCAACCAAAAGTAACCCCAAGAACCTTTCTTCGGCCTAGTCCTGAAGATGAAGCAATATACGG TCCTAATACGAAGATGGTAAAATTCAAGAAAGGAGACAGTGTGGGTCTACGGCTGGCAGGTGGGAATGATGTAGGGATATTTGTTGCTGGAATTCAAGAAGGCACTTCAGCTGACCAGGAGGGGCTACAGGAAGGAGATCAGATTCTTAAG GTAAACATGCAGGATTTTAGAGGCATTGTGCGGGAGGATGCTGTTCTCTACCTGTTAGAAATTCCCAAAGGAGAAACTGTGACCATTTTGGCTCAGAGCAAATATGAAG TGTATAGAGACATAATGGCCTGTGGCAGAGGAGATTCATTTTTTATAAGGAGTCACTTTGAATGTGAGAAGGAATCTCCACAGAGTTTAGCATTCACCAGAGGGGAGATCTTCCGAGTAGTTGATACACTGTACGACGGCAAACTGGGTAACTGGCTGGCTGTGAGAATTGGAAATGAACTGGAAAAGGGCATCATTCCAAATAAAAGCAG AGCTGAGCAGATGGCCAGTGTTCAGAATGCCCAAAGAGATGGCTCGAGTGACAGGGCAGATTTCTGGAGAATGCGTGGCCAACGATCTGGAATGAAAAAGAATCTGAGAAAGAGTCGTGAAGATCTGACAGCGATTGCATCTGTTAGCACAAAGTTCCCGGCCTATGAGCGAGTTCTGCTGCGAGAGG ctggTTTTAAGAGACCTGTGGTGATATTTGGCCCCATTGCAGATCTAGCGATGGAAAAGCTGTCAAATGACTTCCCTGATCTGTATCAAACTGCCA AGACAGAACCCAAAGATGCAGGTTCAGAGAAGTTAACTGGTGTGGTGCGTTTGAACACTGTGAGGCAAATTATTGAGCAG AATAAACATGCTTTGTTGGATGTGACTCCTAAAGCGGTGGATCTGTTGAACTATACCCAGTGGTTCCCAATTGTAGTATTCTTCAACCCAGACAGTAAACAGGGTGTGAAAACTATGAGACAAAGGCTAAGTCCCACATCTAACAAGAGTTCCCGGAAACTTTATGATCAAGCAAATAAGCTGAAGAAGACTTGCTCCTATCTTTTTACAG CTACCATCAATTTGAATTCAGCCAATGATAGCTGGTACGGAAGCCTCAAAGATGCAATTCAGCAACAGCAAGTTGAAGCAGTATGGGTATCGGAAGGAAAG ATGGAAGGAATGGATGATGACATGGAAGATCGCATGTCATACCTAACAGCTATGGGTGCTGACTACCTGAGCTGTGACAGCCGcttgatcagtgacttggaagacACAGATGGAGAAGGAGGTGCATACACGGACAATGAGCTTGATGAGCCATCAGATGAACCAAGTGTTTCCTCTATTAGCCGGTCTTCTGAGCCTGTGCAGCATGAGGAG AGTATAAGAAAACCCAGCCCAGAACCAAAAGGTCAAATGAGAAGGGCTGGTAGCAGAGAGATACTTAGAGATCCTAGCCCACCTCCAGCATTCAAGCCCGAGCCACCTAAG GGTAAACTACAAAACAAAGAGGATGTTTATGACTTTCCCAAGAACTATGAATCCAAATCAAATAGCTCTAGCATTGTCAGCAATGAGACTTCCGCCGTATTATCCAAGGCAGCAGCACCTCCTGTTTCTGTGAAACCTGTGTTTGGGCGTCCTATACTGAAGACATCTCAGCCAGCAGTTCcagctgcagaggaggaggaaaaggcagAGGAAGATGTAAATGGACAAGAGGGTGCTCCGAAATCGGTACTGGGGAAAGTTAAAATATTTGAGAAGATGGATCACAAGGCAAGGTTGCAAAGAATACAGGAGCTACAAGAGGCACAGAATGCCAGG ctggaaatggcccagaaACACCCAGATATCTATGCTGTCCCAATCAAAACACAGAAGCCAGACCAGAACTGGCCCCAGCCCATGAG TTCCAGACCTCCAGAGCCTCAGAAACCCCCTGCCAGGACTTACCTAGAAAATCGAGGAAGTTATGGCAGTGATGCAGAGGAGGAAGACTACCGTCGGCAGGTATCAGACCATTCCAAGCGTGGCTATTACGGACAGCCATCCAGATATAGGGACACAGAATTATAG